TAGGTCATGGACAGTGGTGTCAGTAACCACATGTGCCACGACCGAATATTCTTCAactcaatttctttttcctcttctgaGCACCATGTTAGATTACCCACGAGCCACACCCTTCGCATAAAAAGTGTCGGCACTTGCATTTTGACTCCAACCCTAATTTTGCAAAATATCTTCTATGTTCCTCACTTTACTTTTAATCTCCTTTCAGTCCCTCAACTTACTATTAATCATTcttgtattgtttatttttcctCTACAAATTACTTTTTTCATGACCCACACTCGACTAGGTAAATTGGAGCGAGTGAGCTTTGCAATGGGCTCTATGTGTACCGGCCCAAACCCATTATGGCCATCTCCGCGCAAACTACTGCAAATAAAACCTTATGGCATTAACGCCTAGGTCATCCTTCCCGCTTAATCATTCCTAGTCTTTTAAATAATGCTTGTGTTATTTCTGATTGTGATGTTTGTGCTCGTTCTAAGCACACAAGACTAccttttttccttctcatgctaaaaaagtaattttacttttaatcgCATTTTTCTGTTATAGATGGGGTGATTATCATACTTCTTCACTATGTGGTGCTCATTACTTTCTTACAATAGTTGATAATTTTTCAGGCATTACTTTGGAGCCCACGACATCCTCACCTGCTGCACACCTCTCAGGTACTGCTCATCctttatctgttttttttttcatattctcgTTTCTCACCTTCTTACCTTGATTTTTTGACTGCCCTCACTACTTTTGTTTAACCTTCCTACTATTCTACTGCTCTTCGCCATTCCCATTAGTGTGAAGTTATGTCTACTGAACTCTGTGCTCTTGAAGACAATTCCACTTGGACACTTGAGCTACTACCTCTTGGTAAGAAACTCATTTGTTGCAAATGGGTATTTAAAACTAAGCTTAAAGTTGATGGCTAAGTCAAAAAATGCAAAGCCCGATTAGTGGCCAAAGGTTACACTCAAGTTGAAGGTCTTGACTATCATGAGACTTTTGCCCCTGTTGCCAAAATGATCATTGTTCGGTGTTTGTTGGCTGTCACTGCTACACAAAAATGGATCATCCATCAACTTGACGTCAATAATGCTTTTGTACATGGTGATTTTTATGTGGAAGTATACATTACACCTCCTCCCAGTTAATGTTCCAAGGGGGAGACTCGTGTCTGCCATCTCTGCAAATCCTTCTACGGCCTCAAACAAGCATCTTGCAATTGGTTTTTTAACTAACCATTGTGTTTCTTACTGCagatttttctcaatctcaagtaGAACATTCTTTATTCACCTTGGTCACTTCCACCAGTATCACTATTGTTCTTGTtaatgttgatgatattttggttacTGGCAATGATCTCTCACAAATTGAGGCTGTCAAAGGCATTCTCTCCACACACTTCAAAATCAAAGATCTTAAtcatctcaaatattttcttgatctCGAAGTTGCTTGTTCTTCGCAAGGCATCTTCCTCAATCAACCAAAATATGCTCTTGATATTTTATCTGAAAGTGGAAAACTTGGTGCCCGAATCGCCCATTTTCCCATGGAACAAAACTTGAAGCTCACCAATCATGATGACACTCTTCTTCCTGATCCTTGTACCTATTGTTGGCTTGTTGGACGTCTAATCTACCTGACTATCACACACCCTGATATTATATTTGCAACGAACATTCTTAGTCAATTTATGCATGCTCCTTGTGTTCGTCACATGCAAGCTGCCACTTGTGTTCTTCGTTACATCAAAGGCAGTTCAGGACAAGGCATTTGTTCTCCTCCTTCAGTGGTTTACATGTTACTGCCTACACCGATTCGGATTGGGCCAGCTGTCCCACCACCCGTCGATCCACCACAGGATACTTCATTCAGCTAGGCATGAGCCCCATTTCCTagcgtacaaaaaaaaaagacgacAGTGGCACGTTCTTTTGCTGAAGCTAAATACCGCGCCATAGTCGTTACCACTTGTGAACTCATTTGGTTGAAACAGTTCCTCATTGATCTTGGTGTTCCTCATTTTGAACTCATCAGCTTAcattgtgacaatcaatctgCTATCCACATTGTTCACAGTCCTGTATTTCATGAACGcaccaaacatattgaaattgactGTCACGTCATTCATGATAAAATTTGGTCAGTCAGGCCTCCTTACAGCTGTTCATACCTCCTCTCATCAGCAAGTTGCTGATATCTTTACCAAAGCATTAGGACGAGAACTCTTTCATCACTTTTCACGCAAGTTAGACATTACGAATCTCCATGCACCAACTTAAAGTGGAGTATTGACAGGATCACACTTAGCACCAAATTAGCAACAAAATCAGCAACACTatgattttaggaattagtCATTGTATATTCTTTCCATACTTTATTTGTTACTATAGAAAGCTTAGCCTCatgtatctatttatttgtgAATTCTTTCATTGTAAAAATATGTTCTAGAAAGTAAAAAAGTGTTCATGTTTTAGAAATTTAACACCTCCATGTCCTTATTCAGGAAAAGTAGGAGCGTAGAATCGTAATAGCAAGATCGTTGGTAGTTTACCTTGGTACTATATCAAGCGTGAGTCTTACACGTCGCTGGTGGAAAGGCGCCAGAAGATGTTTCTAGAAGATCCGAGACTGGGGAGTCAAGTGGTTTGGCATGTGTGCTATTTACATGCACAATGTGCAATTGTGCGTGAGCAATACATGCAGCTTTAGTTGATTTGTGTGGTTCACGCACTATTCCgtttcaaattatattttgaaagattGTAGATCGGCAATAATCTATTGGTGTGCGCGTGCAACGCATAGGTGGGAAAAAAGCAATATATTCTCAACCtataaaaaaacagaaaagaatataaatgaaaaacaaaCTAGATTTATACTACGTTATTAGAGGAGGGTCCTCCACCGAAAGAGTGGTTGGTTTTCTAGAGATAAGGTTTACagttattttgtttgagagagagagagagagggagagactaatttaaaacaaagaaaTCGTGTAAGCTGGTCCAGTGTGCGTTGGGCATGGTTGATGCTTTGTTTAATGGTCGAAAATGATCGTATCGTACGTTTTGCATTAATTTGATCTTtcgtttgtttgttttattttgttttgttttattttgtttttagaagAAGTAGCAGGCAGATAGAGTATCTTAGGGCAGATTtggagatgagataagaattttatattttattttaatgtttaaaatattatattttagtattattattatattaaaatttaaaaaaattgaattgagatttaaaaaaattaaattatttattatattttatataaaaatttaaaaaaaatataataatgagatgaatccCATTTCCAAACCTGCCCCTGAATCGAGCTACCTCCACTAACTACAGTATAAATATAAGTACATGtacctttcattcttttcttacTGCTCAATGAGTGCTCATGCAGTGATCATTTTTCTGCCAATTTGCACAATTCACATGAAAAGTTGCGCAAATTTGGTTTGCAGTCATGTCATTGTTCCTTCCTCCTACTttccagagttttttttttgttttttttaaagaactttcCAGATTTATATTGTCATCAACTCCTTTttataacttaataataattacaatcATTAAAGCTTGAGTTTTGCTATTAATTTCATCAAGGCACGTATATTTGACCTGTTTTTGtactttcttcttttcaaatcaaGTTTTCTATCTGATTTTGTGGCTCTCAATAGTGGAGAGATATTAACTATACAAAGagtaaaaataagttttatagtttttattattatttgtataaacgatttgaatttataaattttaaataatataaaaaagtgagatttattattaattaaattaaattttttaatataaattctatatttacttacaaaaaaaaattatttacacacTTAAAGAAGACTgttaatatcatttctcaaaatccaaatcTCCTCTTTTGTTTTCCATTAAAAAGAACATCTTCTATCCATTCATTTCCTTCTCTATGTTCATAttcattttagtattttttttttcctttatttcattaatttcctCGATGGAAAATGGTTGATCTATAGGCTTCCGACCACCTTTTGACGATGCACCACACCATTGGACTCTCAAACTATCAATTTACAACCTTAGGAGTTTAACGACCTTAAGATGAGCACGTGTGCACCACGTGCTACCCAAACTGGTGCATGAGCACCACACGTACGCCACCCATCTCCAAAGCTCCCACATGTCAAAGGCACCACCCTTTGAAGTTCCTTAGCCTTAGATCTACAAGATTTGCTACCCCACCATGCCACAGTTTCAAAGCTAGCAAATCTTTAATCAGTCCGATCTATCCACCTTCTTATATCTTACTGTTTTGTCTAAAAGTCaagaaataaaacaatcaaCAGCTAGATGATTACAGCCACCTTGCATGAATTACTCATAATTTAGGTGCGATGGTGGATTCATATGCATGTACTTCTTTTAATCTATTCAAATGCATGCGCGCAGCTTCGCTTCTTCGAATGTCACCATATAAATAAATCCATTTGAACCTATTTCTTTATGTGCTTTGGATGAATTAATCATAGAGTACTTCACAAGAGAGAccacttttccttctttctttttttttttttttacataaaatatatatgttcaatttattaagagatgaaatgagatgattttagatgaaagatgaaagttaaaaaaatattattataatattattttttaatattatatttgtttttaaatttaaaaaaattaaattaatatttattatattttgtataaaattttaaaaaaattataataattaaataagataaaataaaatattttctaaatataaaCGGAGAGATACCACTTTtctgttttctcttttctttacaAGGACTTCAGTGAAAAGATCGATCATAACATTACTGTTCACTGAAGTCCTTGTCTTTTAGTTGAATAATAAATACCTTAAGTCAGATTGAGTTGGATCCCACGTTCCTCTTttggttaaaataataataatgtttacCAAAGTTACCCTATTACAATTacagttaaaaataataatttatgacTTATTTGagtaaatatatgttttaagaatatatatatatatataaataatattatatatagttatagagtaCGTAAGTAtcgtacaatcattttaaaaaaaaataaaatctattattaaaaaattaatttttttcatataaattctattttatttatttttttttaaaatgattacataatACTTACGTATTCAcgattgtaattattatttttatatatatattttcaaaagtagaAGACTTGAGTGGAGATTATAGTGTTTAATTACAAGAACACGTTTAACAATATCTGATCATGATTACGGTTTGGTTTGGTGGGGGATGAAAGAATGACTTGTTTGCAAGGGAAATCGATGGGATCAAGTAATGTAGAAAAAGTCACACTACTATTGAAAAGGAATTCACACGTTGGGCATCCAATGCTAAAAACTGTGTCAAATCAGCTACGTGTATGACCACCACTCTGGTGCTTGCATTTAGGGTGGATTAACATCCCTTTTCTGCCATATGTAGTCTTTTAATTGGTTGGAAATCATGAGCTgtaaattctaaattattttcaaagagaaaaatacactttaattttcatttatacaCTCATGTTGTGTATTACTAACTATGAAAAACTGCAAGTTATATTCTTCTGCTAACATAAGTGGCAAGAAGTTGCAAAAATCTTCACTTTTTGTCCATAATCTCTTTTAATTAGTATTGGGTTATGTCTACAATATTGTTCATTACCATCTTTGAAATGCTAGTATGTTTATCCCCTCACTTTCActactcatatatttaatttttttaatgattaaaaaattgatttttagtatattagtatatttttttatcttttaaaaatatttaaaaaatataaaaaaataaaaagataaatttatgttAAGCCGCATGTTCAATGGTCATTACTGGATAGTAGCTTAGCACTATAATAATAATCTCATCAGATATACATgcttttctctatatcattacTAATATCTTGTCACAAcatatactctctctctctccatatatatatttgtatttatcttGATGATCAGAGTTAAACACTAATATTACTTGGCGATTAATAGTTATTAAAGGGTGCGATGCGTAAATTTTGATTTTCGatacaatcttttttataatcatttacacaactatattttaaataattagtatttttgtaaaataacctacaaaagtaaaataaatttacataaatactctcattttaaaatatagttgttaaaaaagttataaaaaggGTTGTGtgtgtataattttatttatatatgagaaatactcTAGCCATAAATGAATATCacaaaataatcttacaaactgatatagtttgatatggttcgttaaattataaagttatttttattataaagtaaatctgacagattatataaaaatacgttaatttgtaggtttacttttgtataatctatttgtgaTCGTAATActcatctttttatatatatatatatatatatatatatatttctttatctAAAATAACTAATCAAATTCTATTCTTTCTATTTTAACTAATCACTTCTTCACAAGAACAACTTATCCAAATTTCTTATTGGTTTCCTTAAAAATTGaacaaatgaaaacaaaaatatagaaataagtaataagaaagatatatatgaaatgaggaagaaagagagataagtttataaaaaaatgtatgcatagataaaataaaaactctcaaactacatattatttatactcTGCAATACTGTATTTCACATTTCAATTGATTAGAGAGGATATTTTGAAAGATAATTATATGTGTGaatcattattaattttcacactctatatttatagtttttttttataaagtgtagatgtattttttataaggtgtgaggTATGAAATAGTGAGTAGagactaataaaaataattttttattttaaaattcctttatttattttagatatgagttattctattaGCAGGTTAATGTGAAAGacactttttatataatatcttatttttaaactctttttaCTAATTTACTGTTTTCTCGACATCTTACCAATAAAATTTATCCGCATATAAATCTAAAATGCATGACACAGTGAAAACGACCTGTCGCAATTCACGTTAGAAGTTTGAACAGGAATACGTGAGAGCTCATGATAATAACATAGGGGTGCACCGTTTTTAGCATTTTCCTCTCCAACACGACGGATTACTAAACAGGCCAGCCTTTTCTCTCGAGGacttttccttctccttccaCTTGTCTCACGTTTCTCCATAAAAAAACAACACCGAAAAGcacccagagagagagagagagagagacatgagAACCGCGGGAGAGGCAGAGCCGGAGGCAAGCTCCATTCTAAAGCTACCACTCCTTTCAGTCCCACCCATGATGCACTCAACAGATCCTTCTGGGATGCAAACTCCACCACTCCATTCCTCAGCCTCAGTCCCATTTCGCTGGGAAGAAGAACCAGGCAAGCCCAGGCCCTGCACCACTCTCACCAACCTCACAACCAAGTGCTTGGAACTTCCTCCAAGGTTGCTCTTCGATACAAAATTGCCTTCCCCCACCACTGTCTTGGAGGGTCCTTTTGTGGGCAGGTCTCGATTTCAGTCTGCTTCCTTTAGAATCACTTCTGGGGAGTGCTATGGGTCTTTCAGCCATGAGAGATCAGGGCAGCTTGGAGCCATTACTGCTAGCAATAAATCAGGTGTCAAGGAGAGAGGCTGGTTTGGTTCTTGGGGCAGGAAGGCTTTCAAAGCTAAAAGAGAGGTTGGAGGCTCATGCAGTCATGTCTTTCCATCTTCCTTGGATAGAGAGAGTGATGGTGGTAGTAGTGTGGGAGAGGGCAACAGTACAAAGGTAAAGATGACAAAGTTTAGAAGGACAGGGAGCTTATCCAATCTCTCCCATGCCCGCTCTCATTTCTGGGTATGTTTCTCTTTCAAGTTTAATCGTTTTTGCTCTGGTTCATTTTTATGCTTTAGTACtcttttcaaaatcattttcatttgtctaatctttataattttttaaaattcgacaaaaaaatattaaaaaaaaatattttaataatattttatttaactttgcGTTGACTCAAAGAACAAACGAGTGCATCTACCTTCTCGCTACTGTTTTGAATGACTTCATGTTCTTGTTTCTAGACAAATTAAACTTTGGATTCTGAGTTCTTATGGcatttttcttatctttgtCTGTGGTTCTACAAAGTTGTCAAGACTTTTGGTGTTGACATAAAACTGCCTCCTGCTGGCTTATAACTAGTTGGACCCAAGCCTTTGATAGAGGTTCCCCAGCCATACCAAGGCTGGGagcttttcaaaataaaactatgAAGGTTGCTTTTACAGGGGGTAGGTTTAAGGGGAAATTGGTATTCAGCTAATGTTGGCTACGCTTTTTCAAGTAAGAAAATGGTCCAAAATGAGGGTTCCTTCCTGTGATTTTGGAGTTCTGGTTTTCCTTGCGTCAACAACATTGCACAACAATTTGAGATGTTGGATATTAATTGCAGGCAACTATGTACAAGGGCTTGAAGCAGGTGGTTCCATGGGGGAGTAGGAAGTTGAAGAAAGATGGGACTGTGACTTAAAAGAGTTCACAGTGTACACCCTAAGATGGGTCCATTGACATTAGCTGTTTCCACTAAAGAAAAGGGACGTATATTGCTTGCATATTACTGCTAGCTCTCTAAGCTCTGCAAGGCTTTTTCATTTGTCCGTTTTTAATCTCGGCCATGTTTATTTATGGAAAGATATCTGGGCTTCTAGCAAAGGAATTCAATATAGCTGTACAATTATGTACGGTTCAGCCAACGGAACATGCCAAATTTGGGTGAAGGTGCTAATTATTAATGAAGTGTATGGTAGATGATCCTTATTTACCAAAGAAGAGGAGAACAAAAGTGAAAGAGAACAGCTGCAGATGTACTGTTGTAATCTTTTATCTATTATGAAGTTTCATCTTTAGTCTAGTCTGTGGTAGAAGTGTGTGTTTGATTTTATCTATTGAATATATGGTGCACAAGCCAATTCCAGTGTCTGAGCAGTAGCAACTCTCAAAGTAGCAACATATTGTAGAATTGTGGGATGCATTGCAGCAATTAAGGAAGAGAAGTGTTTGGTCTACAAAAAGTAGTGCAAGTAAAGAATTTACAATatgacgtgatttgatataaGACGCTTAAATTAtcttaaaataacaaaaaagaactaggagtggtttggatttagagatgagttgagatgagttgaaatggtttgtaaatagtagaataaaagttgaattctttattatattttatgtggaaagttggaaaagttgttttgaaatttaaaaaagttgaattatttattatattttgtatagaaatttgagaaagttgtaataatgagatgaattgagatgagttgagatgtgttttgaatgcaaataaggcctaagtcatgtcaatttgttaaaaaaaaattagggttgACAGAAACAAATGCAATCAATGTGAAAGTTCTTAATATATTGCATTCAGATCACGGCAGAGTCACAGTCAGAAATGGAACAAAGTATCCAGTTCAGTTGAACCCACtctttcttcttattatttCAATAAACATGAAGGGAAGGCATGCAAACCAACTGCAGGACACAATGAGGCTGAATTTTTCATGAATTGTGCAGTTAGTCTATCAATTCTGATCCGGTTGGTAAGATTTCTCTCTCCCACCTTCCCTTCTCTTTCAATCTTCCCATGTTGATGACCATATGAAAGCAAGCACCCAAATAAGGAAGACATTTAgttaagagaaagagaagagaaaatgaaagctTACTAAGGGctgatttggattcagagatgagataagatagttttagatgaaagatgatagttgaaaaaaaatattgttaaaatattattttttaatattattattattattatttttagatttgaaaaagttaaattgtttattatattttgtatgtaaatttaaaaaagttataacgatgagatgaaacactttctaaaTCTAAAGAGGGTATAGTGTAAGGTATACTATAAAGGGGCATAAGCATCCCTTGCATAACAGT
Above is a genomic segment from Juglans microcarpa x Juglans regia isolate MS1-56 chromosome 1D, Jm3101_v1.0, whole genome shotgun sequence containing:
- the LOC121237193 gene encoding uncharacterized protein At4g00950 isoform X4 produces the protein MRTAGEAEPEASSILKLPLLSVPPMMHSTDPSGMQTPPLHSSASVPFRWEEEPGKPRPCTTLTNLTTKCLELPPRLLFDTKLPSPTTVLEGPFVGRSRFQSASFRITSGECYGSFSHERSGQLGAITASNKSGVKERGWFGSWGRKAFKAKREVGGSCSHVFPSSLDRESDGGSSVGEGNSTKVKMTKFRRTGSLSNLSHARSHFWLSRLLVLT
- the LOC121237193 gene encoding uncharacterized protein At4g00950 isoform X2, coding for MRTAGEAEPEASSILKLPLLSVPPMMHSTDPSGMQTPPLHSSASVPFRWEEEPGKPRPCTTLTNLTTKCLELPPRLLFDTKLPSPTTVLEGPFVGRSRFQSASFRITSGECYGSFSHERSGQLGAITASNKSGVKERGWFGSWGRKAFKAKREVGGSCSHVFPSSLDRESDGGSSVGEGNSTKVKMTKFRRTGSLSNLSHARSHFWATMYKGLKQVVPWGSRKLKKDGTVT
- the LOC121237193 gene encoding uncharacterized protein At4g00950 isoform X3, which codes for MRTAGEAEPEASSILKLPLLSVPPMMHSTDPSGMQTPPLHSSASVPFRWEEEPGKPRPCTTLTNLTTKCLELPPRLLFDTKLPSPTTVLEGPFVGRSRFQSASFRITSGECYGSFSHERSGQLGAITASNKSGVKERGWFGSWGRKAFKAKREVGGSCSHVFPSSLDRESDGGSSVGEGNSTKVKMTKFRRTGSLSNLSHARSHFWGVGLRGNCPK
- the LOC121237193 gene encoding uncharacterized protein At4g00950 isoform X1, with the translated sequence MRTAGEAEPEASSILKLPLLSVPPMMHSTDPSGMQTPPLHSSASVPFRWEEEPGKPRPCTTLTNLTTKCLELPPRLLFDTKLPSPTTVLEGPFVGRSRFQSASFRITSGECYGSFSHERSGQLGAITASNKSGVKERGWFGSWGRKAFKAKREVGGSCSHVFPSSLDRESDGGSSVGEGNSTKVKMTKFRRTGSLSNLSHARSHFWVCFSFKFNRFCSGSFLCFSVHLPSRYCFE